CCCTGGGCACGCAGGGCCTTGGCCTTGTAGAGCATCAGCGCGGCATGAGCCGCTGATTCGTTGCTCACATCACCGGCCATGCGCACGATTACGTGGTGGGTCTTGGGGTCGTCAGGACGGGCGTCCAGGAGCAGTTCGGCCAGGGACGCCTTGACCACAACGTCGTCAGGCATGATATCGCGCAGTTCCATCAGCGTTTCGGCGGCCAGGAGATGTTCATCCATGGCCTGGTAGGCCTCGGCCATGCCCAGGAGCAAACCGCGCCGACGCGGCCCGATATGCGCTTCCAGTTCCCTGCTGATGGGCAAAACCAGTTCGACATGCACCCCGTACTTGGCAAACAGCCTGCCCAGGGTGCCGTGACGCTGATCGGCCCGTTGCAGGGCTTCCACTGCTTCCTGGAAGCGCGACTTCTTTAAGGCCAGAAAACCGGCCATGAACGCGGAGTCAGCCAGATCCAGGGAGGCCCGGAACTGTTCCAGGGCGCAGCTTTCGCGTCCCTGGACAAAGGCTTTCAACCCATCCACGAAAGCCCGCTCATCCCTGGGCGTGATCAATCGCTTGAAAAATCCCAGACTCAGCCGGTCCTCGACCGGGACATGCGGTTGCCCACCGCGTGATGAAGACCCGCGCCGCCCACCTGATGAGGACCAGGGCGAATGCTCGGTGTAGTAGAACCCGGTTCCAGGCAGGCCCAATGTCCGGCGCATTCCCCTGGGGCCAAGCGTCATCTTCGCCCCGCGCGGACCAAAGGACAGCGAGGGGCCGGACTTGCTCAGGTTCAGCGTGATACCGGGGGCAACGCGAAAGCGGCGAAAGAAGCGGAAGGCCATGGGATGCAAAAGACCAGGTTAAAACGGAGGGTCGTCACCCAGAGGCATTTCACTACCTTGCTGCTTATCTTCGGGATACACCGGCTGCCCATCACCACCTTGTCCCTGGCGCAGTCGCTCGGAGTCCTGCTTGGAGTCCATGAACGTGACGTTCTGAGCCACAATCTCGGTTGTGTACCGGTCCTGTCCCTGTTGATCCTGCCATTTCCGGGTTTGAAGCTTGCCCTCAACCAGGGCCAGCGATCCCTTTTGCAGGAACTTGCAGACATTTTCGGCCTGGCGTTGCCAGACCACGATCCGGTGCCATTCCGTCTGCTCAACCTTGTTCCCGGATTTGTCCGTATAGGATTCGTCTGTGGCCATGTTGAAGTTGGTCACCGGTGTTCCCTGGGCTGTATGCTTCAACTCAGGGGTGGTCCCCAACCGACCGATGATTATTGCCTTGTTCAAGCTGCCTGCCATGATCCACCTCTCAAATACCGTAAATGCCCATGGGTAATAATTTTCAAAATCTTGCTACCCTCAATGTCGTTTAGAATCAAGAAATCATTGAAGACCTGTGGCGTATGAATTCACTCAATGGGTGAGGACGCTGACTACCCTTTCCTTGAAGACCGTCTCTCCCCTGAACTCATAGGCAATGAGGTCGTCCACATTATCAACGATGCCGCAAAACGCCTTCAACACCCAGACGACATGGTCGGCAGTGAATGGGGACGCATGAACGTCAGCAATCGCGACAACTCGGCCTTGATCAAAAAAGAAATGCAGAAATCCGCACCGCTTGTTCAATTCGTTCAAACGACCAAACAAACCCGGACTCGACTCAATGCCCGACACCAGCGGCGAGTGA
This genomic window from Desulfonatronum thioautotrophicum contains:
- a CDS encoding DUF4236 domain-containing protein gives rise to the protein MAFRFFRRFRVAPGITLNLSKSGPSLSFGPRGAKMTLGPRGMRRTLGLPGTGFYYTEHSPWSSSGGRRGSSSRGGQPHVPVEDRLSLGFFKRLITPRDERAFVDGLKAFVQGRESCALEQFRASLDLADSAFMAGFLALKKSRFQEAVEALQRADQRHGTLGRLFAKYGVHVELVLPISRELEAHIGPRRRGLLLGMAEAYQAMDEHLLAAETLMELRDIMPDDVVVKASLAELLLDARPDDPKTHHVIVRMAGDVSNESAAHAALMLYKAKALRAQGLHTAARDTLTAALRRTKERNRDLLLALRYERALVYADLNQHKRSRTELEKVYAQDAGYEDVGKMLGLPNYGIQNA
- a CDS encoding single-stranded DNA-binding protein — encoded protein: MAGSLNKAIIIGRLGTTPELKHTAQGTPVTNFNMATDESYTDKSGNKVEQTEWHRIVVWQRQAENVCKFLQKGSLALVEGKLQTRKWQDQQGQDRYTTEIVAQNVTFMDSKQDSERLRQGQGGDGQPVYPEDKQQGSEMPLGDDPPF